The Lachnospiraceae bacterium oral taxon 500 genome window below encodes:
- a CDS encoding ABC transporter, with amino-acid sequence MKRVIREMRKLWPVYTLGGLCLLISTALNFYNPMLLQQILDQVIAGGQTERFQSLGLMILLVTLGRAVSGYFKELLFDLGGLKLAVAFRQQMFDHIQSLSYDFFDEKNTGELMSRVKEDVDNVWMGASFGLFLTIEMILTMGLAVVLMLRIHVGLTLMIVPVLPLLAYLTIGLNRTNVKVYEDISEQTAAMNTTAGEDIAGIRMVKSFAREKHEVEKFLKNNQEYYRLNYKQAQVLSKFYPPIEFIMNTLPVLLIVVGGTYVIGGRLTIGVLVEFSMYASLAMWPMRVTGWIATVMAQAGSSAGKIEQIFAYQSKIKNRPDGIKSGEVKGELRFDHVSLELDGMTLLEDISFEVKPGKTLAIMGSTGSGKSLITKLLARFYDASGGRILLDGVPLADYDLFFLRRQFSFVLQNVFLFSESIAENISLGQDKVMEQRELERYAKAAMADDFISGMEKAYATVIGEKGIGLSGGQKQRISIARAFARTSPVLVLDDSTSALDMETEKNIQHNIAEYSQMTKIIVAHRISAVREADEILVMENGRVLERGRHEELLALKGRYHEIYEEQMEFLTE; translated from the coding sequence ATGAAAAGAGTAATCAGGGAGATGAGAAAGCTTTGGCCTGTATACACACTGGGCGGGCTTTGTCTGCTGATATCGACGGCACTTAATTTTTATAATCCGATGCTGCTGCAGCAGATTTTGGATCAGGTCATTGCCGGCGGTCAGACCGAGCGCTTTCAAAGCCTGGGGCTGATGATTTTGCTGGTAACATTGGGTCGGGCGGTCAGCGGATATTTTAAGGAATTATTGTTTGATCTGGGCGGGCTGAAGCTGGCGGTCGCTTTCCGGCAGCAAATGTTTGACCATATTCAGAGCCTGTCCTATGATTTTTTTGATGAAAAAAATACCGGGGAACTGATGTCCCGGGTCAAGGAGGACGTAGACAATGTTTGGATGGGTGCGTCCTTTGGGTTGTTTTTAACGATAGAAATGATTTTGACCATGGGGCTGGCGGTAGTGCTGATGCTGCGGATTCATGTCGGCCTGACGTTGATGATCGTGCCGGTGCTGCCGCTGCTGGCCTATTTAACGATCGGCCTGAACCGGACGAATGTTAAGGTGTATGAGGATATCAGCGAGCAGACGGCAGCGATGAATACCACTGCCGGCGAAGACATTGCCGGTATCCGGATGGTTAAATCCTTTGCCCGGGAAAAGCATGAAGTAGAAAAGTTTTTAAAGAACAATCAGGAATATTACCGTCTGAATTATAAGCAGGCGCAGGTGTTGTCAAAGTTTTATCCGCCGATTGAGTTTATTATGAATACGCTGCCGGTTTTGTTGATTGTCGTCGGCGGGACTTATGTCATCGGCGGCCGGCTCACGATCGGCGTGCTGGTGGAGTTTTCCATGTATGCTTCGTTGGCGATGTGGCCGATGCGGGTGACCGGCTGGATTGCCACAGTGATGGCACAGGCGGGCTCGTCAGCCGGTAAGATTGAACAGATTTTTGCCTATCAGTCAAAAATTAAAAACCGGCCGGATGGAATCAAAAGCGGCGAGGTTAAGGGCGAGCTGCGATTTGACCATGTCAGTTTGGAGCTGGACGGGATGACGCTGCTGGAAGATATCAGCTTTGAAGTCAAGCCCGGTAAGACGCTGGCGATTATGGGCAGTACCGGATCGGGTAAAAGTCTGATTACCAAGCTTTTGGCCAGGTTTTATGATGCCAGCGGCGGCAGGATTTTGCTGGACGGTGTACCGCTGGCGGACTATGACCTATTCTTTTTGCGGCGGCAGTTTTCTTTTGTCCTGCAAAATGTTTTCTTGTTTTCGGAGAGCATTGCCGAAAATATCAGCTTAGGGCAGGATAAAGTGATGGAGCAGAGAGAGCTGGAGCGCTATGCCAAGGCGGCGATGGCCGATGACTTTATCAGCGGCATGGAAAAGGCTTATGCAACGGTAATCGGTGAAAAAGGGATTGGTTTATCCGGCGGGCAGAAACAAAGAATCAGCATTGCCCGGGCATTTGCCCGCACAAGTCCGGTGCTGGTGCTGGATGATTCAACCTCGGCACTGGATATGGAAACAGAAAAAAATATTCAGCATAATATCGCCGAATACAGTCAGATGACAAAAATCATCGTGGCGCACCGGATTTCGGCGGTCAGGGAAGCCGATGAAATCTTGGTTATGGAGAACGGCCGGGTTCTGGAACGGGGGCGGCATGAGGAACTCCTTGCCTTAAAAGGCCGTTATCATGAGATTTATGAGGAACAAATGGAATTTCTGACCGAGTAA
- a CDS encoding HIT family protein, producing MSNCLFCKIATGEIGSATIFENNDFKVILDRYPSGRGHALILTKEHFDDLYQMDGETAGKLFALASVMAKALKQATGCEGMNILQNNGEVAGQTIRHFHLHLIPRYREDGFTLPWKTKEYTEKELEELAAEIRKRI from the coding sequence ATGTCGAATTGTTTATTTTGTAAGATTGCCACAGGGGAGATAGGTTCCGCAACGATATTTGAAAACAATGATTTTAAAGTGATTTTGGATCGCTATCCCAGTGGACGCGGACATGCCTTGATTTTAACGAAAGAGCATTTTGACGATTTGTATCAAATGGACGGAGAAACGGCCGGCAAGCTGTTTGCTTTGGCTTCGGTTATGGCCAAGGCGCTGAAGCAGGCAACCGGCTGCGAGGGGATGAATATTTTGCAGAATAACGGCGAAGTGGCCGGACAGACTATCCGGCATTTTCATTTGCATCTGATTCCCAGATATCGGGAAGATGGATTTACCTTGCCGTGGAAAACCAAGGAATATACCGAAAAAGAACTGGAAGAGTTGGCGGCGGAAATCCGAAAACGGATATAG